From one Bradyrhizobium sp. Ash2021 genomic stretch:
- a CDS encoding LysR substrate-binding domain-containing protein, with protein sequence MSHITLKQLRYFDVLARHCHFGRAAEASAISQPALSMQIKELEEALGGVLLERGARQVRLTKFGEEVAQRARDILRSVDELGDFARASRDRLDGRLRIGMIPTIAPYLLPTMIGNLTRMHPELDIHIRETVTPKLIQELAEGRLDTAIVALPVSEPSFTEVALFAENFLLVRPGEDEGTPAPSSESLREMRLLLLEEGHCFRDQALSFCNMQSTPPREVLDASSLFTLVQMVGAGIGVTLIPEMAVAVETRSASVSVTRFKKPQPSRTIGMIWRKTSPLARQLMEISEVVRLSAETLRKQHNPGASSRNRRT encoded by the coding sequence ATGAGTCACATTACGCTCAAACAGCTGCGTTATTTTGACGTACTGGCACGTCATTGCCACTTCGGACGCGCCGCCGAAGCATCCGCGATCTCGCAGCCGGCCTTGTCGATGCAGATCAAGGAACTCGAGGAAGCGCTCGGCGGCGTGCTGCTCGAGCGGGGCGCGCGGCAGGTCCGGCTGACGAAGTTCGGCGAAGAGGTCGCCCAGCGCGCCCGCGACATCCTGCGCTCGGTCGATGAACTCGGCGACTTCGCGCGGGCGTCGCGGGACCGGCTCGACGGCCGGCTGCGCATCGGCATGATCCCGACCATTGCCCCCTATCTGCTGCCGACGATGATCGGGAACCTGACCCGGATGCATCCCGAACTCGACATTCACATCCGCGAGACGGTGACGCCGAAGCTGATACAGGAACTCGCGGAGGGCCGGCTGGACACCGCCATCGTCGCGCTGCCGGTTTCCGAACCTTCGTTTACCGAGGTCGCCCTGTTTGCGGAAAACTTTCTGCTGGTGCGGCCGGGCGAGGATGAGGGAACGCCGGCGCCCTCAAGCGAAAGCCTGCGCGAAATGCGGCTGCTTCTGCTCGAAGAGGGACACTGTTTTCGCGATCAGGCGCTGTCGTTCTGCAATATGCAGTCGACGCCGCCGCGCGAGGTGCTGGACGCAAGCTCGCTGTTCACCCTCGTTCAAATGGTCGGCGCCGGCATCGGCGTCACCTTGATCCCGGAAATGGCCGTGGCGGTGGAGACCCGCTCGGCGTCGGTGTCGGTCACGCGCTTCAAAAAACCGCAGCCGTCGCGAACCATCGGCATGATCTGGCGCAAGACCAGTCCGCTGGCCCGACAGCTCATGGAAATTTCCGAAGTGGTTCGTCTCTCGGCCGAAACATTGCGCAAGCAGCACAACCCGGGAGCGTCGTCGCGCAATCGGCGGACGTGA